The following proteins are co-located in the Scomber scombrus chromosome 2, fScoSco1.1, whole genome shotgun sequence genome:
- the atf4a gene encoding cyclic AMP-dependent transcription factor ATF-4, giving the protein MTLSQLALEDVGDLYLGPSFLMADPMGPLLDQDEEEALSPSSSLEGKAPASPPLSFSSSSSYASSLSPYQTMSSSPTSLPPSPPPPPTNPSSFLGTKAGVNSLSLPWLGANDLLEAHIGAEDGKDAFAGMDWMSEKIDLSEFDLDSLIGSCSSDESPGSPEDLLASLDTHMDLDLDTFDAAVPAPHNSLDELGLSLPSIPFLPVEFPLPGVAEAKTAAAEVIPDLEVGMKSEPPSPAPPTPPPQSPPSPAYTLELGSEVDVLDAEKITTSITATATIIPDPSGSVETSSPIVLSLPTTGHLLVVLTSKDESSVVSLSDQSIKASPPSSDCDSDSGIDSVPDSPAHLPSPSPTPSPAAGSSRTKPYSKQEPSDSSSPSAKGSKVKSVSGAPKVVEKKLKKMEQNKTAATRYRQKKRVEQDLLNDECTVLEKKNHELAEKAESISREIQYLKDLMEEVRKHRRSKTGSVA; this is encoded by the exons atgacaCTCTCCCAGCTTGCCTTGGAGGACGTGGGGGACCTGTACTTAG GGCCCTCGTTTCTGATGGCTGACCCGATGGGGCCCCTTCTGGAccaagatgaagaagaagctctttctccctcctcctctctagaGGGGAAGGCGCCAGCTTcgccccccctctctttctcctcctcttcctcctatgcatcctctctgtctccctatCAGACCATGTCGTCCTCCCCTACCTCTTtgcctccctctcctcctcctccccccaccaATCCCTCCTCGTTCCTGGGAACCAAGGCTGGCGTGAACTCGCTGTCCCTCCCCTGGCTGGGTGCCAACGACCTGCTCGAAGCCCATATTGGAGCAGAAGATGGCAAAG ATGCTTTTGCGGGCATGGACTGGATGTCAGAGAAAATCGACCTGAGTGAATTTGACCTGGATTCGCTCATTGGCTCCTGCTCGTCTGATGAGTCTCCCGGCTCCCCCGAGGATCTCCTGGCCTCCCTCGACACCCACATGGATCTGGATCTCGACACCTTCGACGCGGCCGTCCCGGCCCCGCACAACAGTCTCGATGAGCTCGGGCTGTCGCTGCCCAGCATCCCCTTCCTCCCCGTGGAGTTCCCTCTCCCCGGGGTAGCCGAGGCCAAGACAGCAGCGGCGGAGGTGATTCCCGATCTTGAGGTTGGCATGAAGTCAGAGCCTCCATCCCCagctcctcctactcctcctcctcagtctcCGCCTTCTCCAGCTTACACATTGGAGCTTGGGAGTGAAGTGGATGTTCTGGATGCTGAAAAAATCACCACTTCCATCACCGCCACCGCCACCATCATCCCAGACCCCAGTGGAAGCGTTGAGACCAGCAGCCCCATCGTGCTCTCCCTCCCCACCACCGGCCACTTACTGGTGGTGCTCACCAGTAAAGATGAGTCCTCTGTTGTATCTCTCTCCGACCAGTCCATCAAAGCCTCTCCTCCATCCAGCGACTGCGACAGCGACTCGGGCATCGATTCCGTTCCCGATTCACCGGCTCAcctcccctctccttctcccacCCCCTCTCCTGCAGCTGGTTCCTCCAGGACCAAACCATACTCCAAACAGGAGCCCTCTGATTCCTCCTCCCCGTCGGCCAAGGGCTCCAAGGTCAAATCGGTGTCCGGCGCTCCCAAGGTGGTGGAGAAGAAACTGAAGAAGATGGAGCAGAACAAGACGGCGGCCACCCGCTACCGTCAGAAGAAGAGGGTGGAGCAGGATCTGCTGAACGATGAGTGCACCGTGCTGGAGAAGAAGAACCACGAGTTGGCGGAAAAGGCAGAGTCCATAAGCAGAGAGATCCAGTACCTGAAAGATCTGATGGAGGAAGTTCGTAAGCACCGCCGAAGCAAGACCGGCTCAGTGGCGTAG